The Methanohalophilus portucalensis genome window below encodes:
- a CDS encoding methylenetetrahydrofolate reductase C-terminal domain-containing protein — protein MIISSSKPFEEILDNLDDSGKIFVLGCGVCATKLQVGGEPEVEAMCRRLRNAGKEVIGGGVAKAACSIKSKESLLENDPAIEKADTIIVMSCGSGLSVVSSLVDVPVHPATNTDSLGGYSEGHVRKDLCAMCGSCIADFFGGVCPTARCPKGLMNGPCGGAMEGKCEVDPDRDCAWELIYLRLKEIGRLDLLENIFEPKEYDG, from the coding sequence ATGATAATCTCCTCTTCCAAACCCTTTGAAGAAATCCTGGATAACCTCGATGATTCCGGCAAGATATTTGTGCTGGGCTGCGGGGTCTGCGCCACCAAGTTACAGGTTGGTGGGGAACCCGAAGTGGAGGCTATGTGCCGCAGACTACGGAATGCAGGAAAGGAAGTTATCGGAGGAGGAGTTGCAAAGGCTGCCTGCAGCATCAAATCAAAGGAGAGTTTGCTGGAGAATGATCCTGCAATTGAGAAGGCCGACACCATTATAGTAATGTCCTGTGGCAGTGGTCTTTCAGTGGTTTCCTCTCTTGTGGATGTTCCGGTGCATCCTGCAACAAACACTGATTCACTGGGCGGATATTCAGAAGGCCATGTCAGAAAAGACCTCTGTGCTATGTGTGGCAGCTGCATTGCAGATTTTTTTGGTGGTGTCTGTCCGACGGCCCGCTGTCCCAAGGGCCTTATGAATGGTCCCTGCGGTGGTGCGATGGAAGGTAAATGTGAAGTTGACCCGGACAGGGATTGTGCCTGGGAACTCATCTATTTAAGGCTTAAGGAGATCGGCCGGCTGGACCTGCTGGAGAATATTTTCGAGCCCAAGGAATATGACGGTTGA
- a CDS encoding methylenetetrahydrofolate reductase gives MSLKTNATYYPAMPSAFKEKLLSDEFIVTSEISPPKGVDASSAFEEAGLVRDYVDAFNVTDNQRAVMRMSPLAMGHLLKEQGLDIIMQFTCRDRNRLALQSDLLGAYAMGMENVCIMSGDYPTKGDNPGAKPVYDLDSVQLLGAMNRLEEGFDIAGNPLESVPSFTKGAVCNTEPDQPLQLMKLEKKARMGIDFFQTQAVYDIGHFETFMESISHIEVPVLAGLIPLKSAHMARFMNEKIPGIRVDDELIARMESSTDPAEEGLLICAEQIRELKKVCRGIHLMPIGHYRHITDLFEMAGLHEKN, from the coding sequence ATGAGTTTAAAAACCAATGCTACATATTATCCTGCCATGCCCTCTGCCTTCAAGGAAAAACTGCTGTCCGATGAATTTATAGTAACTTCAGAGATATCGCCTCCCAAGGGCGTGGATGCTTCTTCTGCCTTTGAGGAAGCAGGATTGGTACGGGATTATGTGGATGCATTCAACGTTACCGACAACCAGCGTGCTGTTATGCGCATGTCTCCCCTGGCAATGGGTCACCTGTTAAAGGAGCAGGGATTGGACATTATTATGCAGTTTACATGCAGGGATCGTAATCGTCTGGCTCTCCAGTCCGACCTGCTCGGCGCTTATGCAATGGGTATGGAAAATGTCTGTATAATGTCCGGGGACTATCCGACAAAAGGGGATAATCCCGGTGCAAAACCGGTGTATGACCTTGATTCAGTACAACTGCTCGGGGCAATGAATCGGCTGGAGGAAGGATTCGATATTGCAGGTAATCCGCTGGAATCAGTTCCCTCCTTTACAAAAGGGGCGGTATGCAATACCGAACCTGATCAGCCGCTACAGCTAATGAAACTTGAAAAAAAAGCACGTATGGGAATTGATTTTTTCCAGACACAGGCTGTCTATGACATCGGCCATTTTGAAACATTCATGGAAAGTATTTCCCATATTGAGGTGCCGGTGCTTGCGGGGCTCATTCCTCTCAAATCCGCTCATATGGCCCGTTTCATGAATGAGAAGATTCCGGGTATCCGGGTTGATGATGAACTGATAGCACGCATGGAATCCTCAACTGACCCTGCAGAAGAAGGCCTTCTAATATGTGCCGAACAAATTCGTGAATTAAAAAAGGTGTGCAGAGGCATACATCTCATGCCAATTGGCCATTACAGGCACATAACGGACCTCTTTGAAATGGCCGGTTTACATGAAAAGAACTGA
- a CDS encoding ribosome biogenesis/translation initiation ATPase RLI — MRIAVLNKDRCQPRRCSHECEKYCPRVRTGDETIIFGEDGKPIISEEMCVGCGICINKCPFDAIMIIGLPEELDKPIHRYGTNGFALYGLPSVETGRVTGILGPNGIGKSTCVQILSGNMIPNFGGEEGSWDEVLEYYSGTSMYEYFSKVAAGTIKVSQKPQYVDMIPKAFKGKTRELLENTDESGRLDDLVNKLGLSNIMDRNIGDLSGGELQRVAIAACAAKDADFYFFDEISPYLDIYQRIKVSQLIQEISQDKAVLVVEHDLAILDMLSDVVHVAYGMPSGYGVITHPKGVRIAINQYLKGYLPEENVRVRPDSINFEVHPPRAEKEVGTLVEYEGFSKNYDKFSLKAAEGSLRNGEVLGVVGPNGIGKSTFVKVLAGEEEPDEKEMDFDISISYKPQYVVVDHNLPVKYFLRGISSKVDTSYYEAEIAKPLQLERLYDRSLADLSGGELQRVAIAACLTRDADMYILDEPSAHLDVEQRSQATKTIKRFAENNKKTAMVVDHDIYMIDMLSERLIVFEGEPAVYGEAHSPTGMQKGMNKFLSNLDITFRRDEDTSRPRVNKKDSHLDRLQKSKGEYYYYNLDE; from the coding sequence ATGCGAATTGCAGTACTGAATAAAGATAGATGTCAGCCCAGAAGATGCAGCCACGAATGTGAGAAATATTGTCCCCGCGTCAGGACAGGCGACGAAACAATCATTTTTGGAGAAGACGGTAAACCCATAATTTCTGAAGAGATGTGTGTGGGTTGTGGTATATGCATCAATAAATGCCCCTTTGATGCCATTATGATTATTGGCCTGCCCGAGGAACTGGATAAACCAATCCATCGCTATGGTACCAATGGTTTTGCGCTCTATGGCCTGCCTTCAGTTGAAACCGGCAGGGTAACCGGTATTCTGGGGCCCAATGGTATCGGTAAAAGTACCTGTGTGCAGATTCTTTCAGGAAACATGATTCCCAATTTTGGTGGTGAGGAAGGAAGCTGGGATGAGGTGCTTGAATATTATTCAGGAACCTCTATGTATGAATATTTCAGCAAGGTTGCAGCAGGCACTATAAAAGTTTCTCAGAAACCCCAGTATGTGGATATGATCCCCAAAGCTTTCAAGGGCAAAACCCGTGAATTGCTTGAAAATACAGATGAATCTGGCAGATTGGATGATCTTGTGAATAAACTCGGTTTATCTAATATAATGGATCGCAATATCGGGGACTTGAGTGGAGGGGAACTCCAGAGGGTAGCTATTGCTGCCTGTGCTGCCAAAGACGCCGATTTCTATTTTTTTGATGAGATAAGCCCCTATCTTGACATTTACCAGCGTATAAAAGTGTCCCAGTTAATTCAGGAAATTTCACAGGACAAGGCCGTACTTGTTGTAGAACACGATCTGGCAATTCTGGACATGCTCTCTGATGTGGTACATGTTGCTTATGGTATGCCTTCGGGCTATGGTGTGATTACTCATCCCAAGGGAGTGCGTATTGCCATCAATCAGTATCTCAAAGGTTATCTTCCCGAGGAGAATGTGCGTGTCAGGCCGGACAGTATTAATTTTGAGGTACATCCCCCAAGAGCTGAAAAAGAAGTTGGCACACTTGTGGAATATGAGGGCTTTTCCAAGAACTATGATAAGTTCAGCCTCAAAGCAGCTGAAGGTTCTCTTAGAAACGGTGAAGTGCTCGGTGTTGTGGGTCCCAATGGAATTGGTAAGTCCACTTTCGTAAAGGTCCTTGCGGGCGAGGAAGAACCGGATGAAAAAGAGATGGACTTTGACATATCCATTTCCTATAAGCCCCAGTATGTCGTTGTTGACCATAATCTACCGGTTAAGTATTTCCTCAGGGGAATCTCCTCAAAGGTCGACACCAGTTACTATGAGGCTGAGATTGCCAAACCTCTTCAGCTTGAAAGGCTCTATGACCGCTCCCTGGCCGATCTCAGTGGTGGTGAATTACAGAGGGTTGCAATAGCAGCCTGTTTGACCAGGGATGCAGATATGTATATTCTTGATGAACCAAGTGCTCATCTTGATGTCGAACAGCGCTCCCAGGCCACCAAGACCATCAAGCGTTTTGCTGAGAACAATAAGAAAACCGCCATGGTTGTAGATCATGATATTTACATGATCGATATGCTCAGTGAAAGGTTAATCGTATTTGAAGGTGAACCGGCTGTATATGGTGAAGCCCATTCCCCGACCGGTATGCAGAAAGGAATGAATAAGTTCCTCTCCAATCTGGACATAACTTTCCGCCGTGATGAAGATACGTCCCGGCCCAGAGTCAATAAAAAGGATTCACATCTGGACAGGTTGCAAAAATCCAAGGG
- a CDS encoding MBL fold metallo-hydrolase, which yields MMPYRQKNARGGFKPHLAVKFRSEEGSLRSFFIDSTRVAAKYPQPDAYLITHAHSDHHGSSAMLSECSICTEKTMNALEVRHGRDFKGNLAGENGLIDYRGVKIRTYPTHHTDGSVAFGWENENGMRILATGDVKDASNLPSCDVLITEANYGDPADLSCYFEDDLEGFYAALESSQDVAFGAYPFGKAQRVVRLIRQSGYQGPIGMDDRSQELTQNLLENAGELVSMDERAKVNVVSPGKLEDLPLYMSKYMITGRRDHRFPSINISDHLDASGLEKMVLDIDPEFVVVYHPGGHRPSRFACHLNSLGYDAVCLADINNVVSNEFM from the coding sequence ATGATGCCGTATAGGCAAAAAAACGCCCGCGGAGGTTTTAAGCCCCACCTGGCTGTAAAGTTCAGAAGTGAAGAAGGAAGTTTGCGGTCTTTTTTTATTGATTCTACAAGGGTTGCGGCAAAATATCCGCAGCCAGACGCTTATTTGATAACCCATGCCCATTCTGACCATCATGGCAGTTCAGCAATGCTTTCTGAGTGCTCAATATGCACGGAAAAGACAATGAATGCCCTGGAGGTACGGCATGGTCGTGATTTTAAAGGCAACTTGGCAGGGGAAAATGGGCTTATTGACTATAGGGGCGTAAAAATACGAACCTATCCAACCCACCACACAGATGGTTCTGTGGCTTTTGGGTGGGAGAATGAAAATGGGATGCGTATTCTTGCAACAGGTGATGTGAAAGATGCCTCAAATCTTCCCTCTTGTGATGTACTCATAACCGAGGCAAATTATGGAGACCCTGCTGACCTTTCCTGTTATTTTGAGGATGATCTGGAAGGATTTTATGCGGCTCTTGAATCCTCTCAGGATGTAGCATTTGGCGCGTATCCCTTCGGGAAGGCGCAAAGGGTTGTAAGACTTATCAGGCAATCGGGTTACCAGGGGCCAATAGGGATGGATGACAGGTCGCAGGAACTTACACAAAACCTGCTTGAGAATGCAGGTGAACTTGTTTCGATGGATGAAAGAGCCAAAGTCAATGTTGTTTCTCCGGGCAAACTCGAAGACCTCCCTCTTTATATGTCCAAATACATGATTACAGGACGCAGGGATCACCGGTTTCCTTCCATTAATATCAGTGACCACCTGGATGCTTCAGGCCTGGAAAAAATGGTTCTGGATATCGATCCTGAGTTTGTGGTTGTCTATCATCCGGGGGGACATCGTCCCTCTAGATTTGCTTGTCATCTGAATTCATTGGGTTATGATGCTGTTTGCCTTGCGGATATCAATAATGTTGTCAGCAATGAATTTATGTAA
- a CDS encoding thioredoxin family protein — MSNVILYDFSATWCGPCKMQKPILENLEKELGDKVDIKEVDVDQSPDLAGKYGIHAVPTLIIEKDGSEIKRYTGVTSADILSAELKKLF, encoded by the coding sequence ATGAGTAATGTTATATTATATGATTTCAGCGCCACCTGGTGTGGCCCATGCAAGATGCAGAAACCAATTCTTGAGAACCTGGAGAAGGAACTCGGCGACAAGGTCGATATTAAGGAAGTTGATGTGGACCAGAGTCCCGACCTTGCCGGAAAATATGGTATTCATGCGGTACCTACCCTGATCATCGAAAAAGATGGTTCGGAAATTAAAAGATATACCGGTGTAACCAGTGCCGATATACTGAGTGCTGAACTCAAGAAATTATTCTGA
- the cofE gene encoding coenzyme F420-0:L-glutamate ligase — translation MQKVNKPPSMQLIGIKTPIINSGDNVVEVLSKAFAEQSITLENGDVVVLAESAVATAEGRIVNLSDISPTQKALKLAHRYSLDPREMELVLQECDEVFGGVPGAALTITKGNLSPNAGIDGSNAPAGHVVLLPEDADKSASVIRKGLRELFGCDIGVIVGDSRTQPLRLGCVGVALGTSGIIPVEDARGESDLFGNILHITHKAVADNIMSACQLVMGEGGESVPCVIVRNAPVMLVDEDVPMPLFSREECMYYSNIRRNGTSKS, via the coding sequence TTGCAGAAGGTGAATAAACCTCCTTCAATGCAGCTTATAGGTATAAAAACCCCTATTATAAATTCCGGGGACAATGTTGTAGAGGTACTTTCAAAAGCATTTGCAGAACAATCCATCACTCTGGAAAATGGTGACGTAGTAGTGCTGGCCGAATCTGCAGTAGCTACAGCTGAAGGAAGGATTGTGAATCTTTCAGACATAAGTCCCACACAAAAGGCACTGAAATTGGCCCACCGCTATAGTCTTGATCCGCGGGAAATGGAATTGGTGTTGCAGGAATGTGATGAAGTATTCGGAGGGGTGCCAGGTGCAGCATTGACCATAACTAAAGGAAACCTTTCTCCCAATGCAGGAATTGATGGTTCCAATGCCCCCGCTGGCCATGTTGTCCTGCTTCCTGAAGATGCTGATAAAAGTGCTTCAGTCATCAGGAAAGGACTTCGGGAATTATTTGGATGCGATATAGGTGTAATTGTGGGTGACAGTCGAACCCAGCCCCTGCGATTGGGGTGTGTGGGTGTGGCGCTTGGTACCTCCGGTATTATTCCGGTCGAGGATGCCAGGGGAGAGAGTGACCTGTTTGGAAATATCCTCCATATCACTCATAAGGCTGTGGCGGATAATATTATGTCTGCCTGCCAGCTTGTAATGGGTGAGGGTGGAGAAAGTGTTCCCTGTGTAATTGTGAGGAATGCACCTGTAATGTTGGTGGATGAAGATGTGCCTATGCCTCTCTTTTCCAGGGAAGAATGTATGTATTATAGCAATATTCGTAGGAACGGTACATCGAAATCCTGA
- a CDS encoding EMC6-like membrane protein — MKNKANKSKKENKPAEGEKASAAEVATATKVMTPEEKRAAHVEGIVKTAVAAFIGIFAGIIAFNVLGIGAETKWYAILVIVAILAYYAQRLIFPKINIDTKEFGMKDWFYVEFIVIDFCLVTWTLLLN; from the coding sequence TTGAAAAATAAAGCGAATAAATCAAAAAAGGAAAATAAGCCTGCTGAAGGGGAAAAGGCTTCTGCTGCAGAAGTGGCCACAGCTACGAAGGTCATGACCCCCGAGGAGAAGAGAGCAGCTCATGTTGAGGGTATCGTGAAGACTGCAGTTGCTGCTTTTATAGGAATTTTCGCAGGTATCATAGCATTCAATGTACTGGGAATAGGAGCGGAAACAAAATGGTATGCTATCCTTGTGATTGTTGCAATACTTGCCTATTATGCCCAGCGTTTGATTTTCCCAAAGATCAATATCGATACCAAGGAATTTGGTATGAAAGATTGGTTTTATGTAGAGTTCATAGTTATTGATTTTTGCCTTGTCACCTGGACATTACTTTTGAACTGA
- the folP gene encoding dihydropteroate synthase has translation MVVDVDICGLNVGDNQPVRLMGVLNLSHESFYKGSVVREDSLIDAASAMVEEGATVLDIGGRSTWPLAEPISKEIERDRLLPAIEALSGNVDAVLSVDTVFADIADQCLDRGADLVNDVSGFMADENMVDVVADHACPAVVMASRKVPGDVLGMDAVMDSLESIIEVCEGKGIDTDRLILDPAIGKWVPEKDPIYDLETFDRFERLQTFGKPLLAALSRKSFIGEVLNKPAAERLYGSLAATAIAVHKGAHIIRTHDVAATTDAVRIAEAIRGRQPVVEEKGFEVSVLDITNPNDAAHMMKNIGVTGTGSTIMKNKAVNRVLRISNITTTEALIIKQETLSRGGDAALERDAVSHEIERTDVIVMGTLLQVTRLADKLECQARNLPLISKLIKDALKQESDVEYRYMKKI, from the coding sequence ATGGTCGTCGATGTTGACATATGCGGACTAAATGTAGGAGACAACCAACCTGTAAGATTGATGGGTGTATTGAACCTCAGCCATGAATCCTTTTACAAGGGGTCTGTTGTCAGGGAAGATTCCCTGATTGATGCTGCTTCTGCAATGGTGGAGGAAGGTGCGACCGTGCTTGACATAGGCGGCCGCTCCACCTGGCCCCTTGCCGAACCTATAAGCAAGGAAATAGAGCGGGATCGATTACTTCCTGCAATAGAGGCTCTTTCAGGGAATGTGGATGCTGTTCTTTCAGTGGATACTGTATTTGCGGATATTGCCGACCAGTGTCTTGACAGGGGCGCTGACCTTGTAAATGATGTTTCCGGTTTCATGGCAGATGAAAACATGGTGGATGTGGTGGCAGACCATGCATGTCCTGCTGTTGTAATGGCCTCCCGGAAAGTACCGGGTGACGTGCTTGGGATGGATGCAGTTATGGATTCCCTGGAATCAATCATTGAGGTGTGTGAAGGGAAGGGTATTGATACGGATCGATTAATTCTGGATCCCGCTATTGGAAAATGGGTCCCTGAAAAAGATCCGATATACGATCTTGAGACCTTTGACCGTTTTGAACGTCTGCAGACCTTTGGTAAACCGCTTCTTGCAGCCCTTTCCCGTAAATCCTTCATAGGCGAGGTCCTGAACAAGCCCGCTGCTGAAAGATTATATGGAAGTCTGGCAGCAACTGCGATTGCTGTACACAAAGGGGCGCACATTATACGCACCCACGATGTGGCTGCGACAACTGATGCTGTGCGAATAGCTGAGGCGATAAGGGGCAGACAGCCGGTCGTGGAGGAAAAGGGTTTTGAGGTCAGTGTGCTTGACATCACAAACCCCAATGATGCAGCTCATATGATGAAAAATATCGGTGTTACCGGAACGGGTTCCACAATTATGAAGAATAAGGCCGTGAATCGTGTGCTGCGTATCAGTAACATTACCACTACCGAGGCCCTGATCATCAAGCAGGAGACCCTGTCACGCGGCGGGGATGCAGCGCTTGAACGTGATGCTGTTTCCCACGAGATCGAGAGGACCGATGTAATTGTAATGGGCACATTGCTTCAGGTCACAAGACTTGCCGATAAGCTGGAATGCCAGGCACGAAACCTTCCGTTGATATCAAAACTCATCAAAGATGCACTGAAACAGGAATCTGATGTTGAATACCGTTATATGAAAAAAATCTGA
- the thiC gene encoding phosphomethylpyrimidine synthase ThiC gives MLTQIDHAKNGELTAEMQQVAVQENMDPDTVLSHIARGSLVIMTRQDNPPVAIGEGATTKINVNLGSSAASIDTSSEIEKARIAEKYGADTITDLSMGGDIQQIRKAIIENTTLPLTTVPVYQAVVECGLKKVTSSDILSYLRSQIAEGISSVVLHCVEKQMLEEVKGSGRLMGMVSKGGSFTSVFMLGSDCENPFLENFDEVMEILRDKDVVLSLGNTMRSGCIHDRPDKAQLMEMENNAALAKRANEQGIQVIIEGMGGHVAAASIPEYVGTYRSKSCHPLFVAGPLPTDIALGYDHVAGAIGASMASGAGADYLCYITPSEHLSLPTPDQVREGLVAFKIAAHVGDSIKYGMAEKDRLLAKRRASFDWEGQMELAFDQDRPRDFCPMEGPCSMCGEYCAIQIMGEYLAEGE, from the coding sequence ATGCTTACACAGATTGATCATGCCAAAAACGGTGAATTGACCGCTGAGATGCAGCAGGTCGCAGTACAGGAAAATATGGACCCTGACACGGTACTATCCCACATCGCAAGGGGCAGCCTTGTAATCATGACAAGACAGGACAACCCTCCGGTTGCCATCGGGGAAGGGGCTACCACCAAGATCAATGTAAATCTCGGCAGTTCTGCTGCGAGTATTGACACCTCCTCAGAGATTGAAAAGGCCCGGATTGCAGAAAAATACGGTGCCGATACCATAACCGATCTTTCAATGGGAGGAGACATCCAGCAGATTCGCAAAGCAATTATTGAAAATACCACCCTGCCCCTTACCACGGTTCCTGTCTATCAGGCAGTTGTGGAATGCGGACTGAAAAAAGTCACTTCATCTGACATACTTTCTTATCTAAGGTCCCAGATAGCTGAGGGTATCAGCTCCGTTGTATTGCACTGTGTTGAAAAACAAATGCTTGAAGAAGTGAAAGGTTCAGGCAGGCTGATGGGTATGGTTTCCAAAGGTGGCTCATTTACCAGTGTCTTCATGCTTGGCAGTGACTGTGAAAATCCATTCCTTGAAAACTTCGATGAGGTCATGGAAATTCTCCGGGATAAGGATGTGGTGCTGTCTTTGGGTAACACTATGAGAAGTGGCTGTATCCATGACAGGCCGGATAAGGCCCAGCTTATGGAGATGGAAAACAATGCAGCCCTTGCAAAACGTGCCAATGAGCAAGGCATACAGGTAATCATAGAAGGAATGGGTGGGCATGTGGCGGCAGCCTCCATTCCTGAATATGTTGGGACCTATCGTTCCAAGTCCTGCCATCCCCTTTTTGTGGCAGGTCCTTTGCCTACGGATATTGCCTTGGGCTATGATCATGTCGCAGGTGCTATAGGGGCAAGTATGGCAAGCGGTGCAGGTGCTGACTACCTCTGTTACATAACTCCATCCGAGCACCTTTCCCTGCCAACTCCGGACCAGGTAAGGGAAGGCCTGGTTGCTTTCAAGATCGCGGCCCATGTAGGTGACTCGATAAAATACGGTATGGCAGAAAAAGATCGTCTGCTTGCAAAAAGACGTGCTAGTTTTGATTGGGAAGGGCAGATGGAACTTGCTTTTGATCAGGACCGTCCAAGGGATTTTTGTCCGATGGAGGGGCCATGTTCCATGTGCGGGGAATACTGTGCCATACAGATAATGGGGGAATATCTTGCAGAAGGTGAATAA
- a CDS encoding hydantoinase/oxoprolinase N-terminal domain-containing protein, giving the protein MQYSMGIDAGGTYTDSVIIRDSDGAVIDSNKALTTYPDLLEGIKNSLDGLDQEYLKNVKLVSVSTTLSTNTILEKTGYSVALLMIGDYSIPEGHSIDNSVVIKGGHGSYGEEIAPLDEQAIRDYVTKMKEKVSAFAISSYFSVRNPNHELRAKEIVKELTGMPVVCGHELSQALGAYERGVTAYLNAQLIPITSQFIETVIGEMERRNINARLLMLKCDGSVVGIEEAKEKPIESIFSGPAASLVGASYLSDSPTCLAIDVGGTSTDVAMVNDGLPEITDRGAVVGGWQTKVQAIRMETSAMGGDSHVWIKAQKINIGPRRVMPLCVAASKWPSIIDKLKLSRTPSKMQMCENIQPTKFFVKTGKEIPNISKLEQEILDNIGEEPVSVTEIFIDKLPSPLLLDRLIQKRLVQAIGFTPTDALHVLGEYDAWNAEASRIGANTLGRLTFLEKSKFSKAVKSKFAHNMALYIMAYLLRKVDKEEIETIIANQKEFFSHFKVDVPVILLGGPVSAYVNEVNELLDADIILPEHAEVGNAVGALVGKGIKRVEILIRTVSKGNKTGIMMFSPHGRQKFPGYPDALEAAEKLGREMVLEYMKEAGLDRGDVKVEVSKQEIKLHEGSGLPIETKLTFVGIGMPEIEK; this is encoded by the coding sequence ATGCAATACAGTATGGGAATTGATGCAGGTGGCACATATACGGATTCGGTTATAATCAGGGATTCGGACGGAGCCGTTATCGACTCGAATAAAGCTCTTACTACTTATCCGGATCTTCTTGAAGGAATAAAAAATTCGCTTGACGGGCTGGATCAGGAGTACCTTAAAAATGTAAAATTAGTATCTGTCTCCACAACCCTGTCCACGAACACTATTCTGGAAAAAACCGGTTATTCTGTGGCATTGTTGATGATAGGGGATTATTCGATTCCTGAAGGGCATTCTATTGACAATTCCGTTGTAATTAAAGGGGGACATGGTTCTTATGGTGAGGAAATAGCCCCTCTGGACGAGCAGGCCATCAGGGATTATGTAACAAAAATGAAGGAGAAAGTGTCGGCTTTTGCCATTTCGTCCTATTTTAGTGTACGTAATCCAAACCATGAATTGCGTGCAAAAGAGATCGTAAAAGAACTTACAGGAATGCCGGTGGTCTGTGGCCATGAGCTATCCCAGGCACTGGGGGCTTATGAAAGAGGAGTTACTGCTTATCTCAATGCCCAGTTGATACCTATAACAAGTCAGTTCATAGAAACGGTTATTGGTGAAATGGAAAGACGTAATATTAATGCTCGTCTTCTGATGCTCAAATGCGATGGTTCAGTTGTGGGTATCGAGGAAGCCAAAGAAAAACCCATTGAATCCATATTCTCCGGCCCGGCCGCAAGTCTTGTAGGTGCTTCCTATCTCTCGGATTCTCCTACATGTCTTGCTATCGATGTTGGTGGTACCAGTACCGATGTAGCCATGGTAAATGATGGATTGCCCGAGATTACCGACAGGGGCGCAGTAGTGGGAGGCTGGCAGACCAAAGTACAGGCCATACGCATGGAAACTTCTGCTATGGGCGGAGATAGCCATGTTTGGATCAAAGCCCAGAAGATAAACATTGGTCCCCGCAGGGTCATGCCTCTATGTGTAGCAGCTTCTAAATGGCCATCTATTATTGACAAGCTCAAACTTTCACGTACTCCTTCCAAAATGCAGATGTGTGAGAATATCCAGCCCACCAAATTCTTTGTTAAAACGGGTAAAGAGATTCCAAACATCAGTAAGCTTGAGCAGGAGATTCTGGATAATATAGGTGAGGAACCTGTCTCTGTAACTGAAATCTTCATCGACAAATTGCCCTCTCCTCTGCTTTTGGACAGGCTGATCCAGAAAAGACTGGTGCAGGCTATCGGCTTTACTCCTACGGATGCATTACATGTACTCGGTGAATATGATGCCTGGAATGCAGAAGCATCTCGAATAGGTGCAAACACACTGGGAAGGTTGACTTTTCTGGAAAAAAGTAAGTTCTCGAAAGCTGTAAAGTCCAAATTTGCTCATAATATGGCATTATACATAATGGCCTATCTTCTCCGGAAGGTGGATAAAGAGGAAATTGAGACAATCATTGCAAACCAGAAGGAGTTTTTCAGTCATTTCAAAGTAGATGTTCCGGTCATACTTCTGGGTGGGCCTGTAAGTGCCTATGTGAATGAAGTGAATGAATTGCTGGATGCCGACATAATCCTCCCTGAACATGCAGAAGTTGGTAATGCTGTGGGGGCACTTGTGGGTAAAGGTATCAAACGTGTGGAGATTCTGATTCGTACGGTATCCAAGGGTAACAAAACAGGTATAATGATGTTCTCCCCGCATGGCAGGCAAAAATTCCCGGGTTATCCGGATGCACTCGAAGCAGCTGAAAAACTCGGCAGGGAAATGGTGCTTGAATACATGAAAGAAGCCGGTCTGGATCGCGGAGATGTTAAAGTGGAAGTCAGCAAGCAGGAAATCAAACTCCACGAAGGCAGTGGTTTGCCGATTGAGACCAAGCTGACCTTTGTGGGTATAGGAATGCCTGAGATTGAAAAATAA